The Bacillus sp. Y1 genome has a window encoding:
- a CDS encoding sugar ABC transporter ATP-binding protein → MAQQPLVQMRGISKAFSGNRVLENVEFEILPGEVHALMGENGAGKSTLMKILTGIYERDAGTVMVRGKEVHFKNTKEAEHTGIAVIHQELNIIPYLSVTENMFLGKELTIGKTGIIKYKEMKTKTREYLNRLGIDIDPDVEAGTLSVGQQQMIEIARAVAANTEVLIMDEPTAALTDREIHALFQVINSLREQGVGIVYISHRMDEIFEICDRISVLRDGQFIGTKAIPETNFDEIVKMMVGRQLGERFPERVPELGSTRLQVENLTSKGSFEGISFSVKQGEILGVAGLMGAGRTEIMEAIFGYRTISSGKVLIDGKETNIKSPYEAIQHGIGFITEDRKNEGLVLGLSVRENFTLTNFSSVSNKGVISAKKEEEFVEDLIQKLHVKTASQHLSVKSLSGGNQQKIVIGKWLGIQPKILILDEPTRGVDVGAKKEIYQLMNELTKQGVAIIMVSSELPEILGMSDRILVIHEGKVSATLSRNEADQEKIMQAATGGK, encoded by the coding sequence ATGGCACAACAACCTTTAGTTCAGATGCGCGGAATTAGTAAAGCGTTTTCGGGTAATAGGGTGTTAGAAAATGTAGAATTTGAGATTTTACCAGGGGAAGTTCACGCGTTAATGGGTGAGAACGGAGCAGGTAAATCAACGTTAATGAAAATTTTAACAGGGATATACGAAAGAGATGCTGGAACGGTTATGGTTAGAGGCAAAGAGGTCCATTTTAAGAATACAAAAGAAGCCGAACATACAGGAATTGCGGTTATTCATCAGGAGCTAAATATTATCCCTTATCTATCTGTTACAGAAAATATGTTTCTAGGAAAAGAATTAACGATCGGGAAGACTGGGATTATTAAGTACAAAGAAATGAAGACAAAAACGAGGGAATACTTAAATCGCCTTGGAATTGATATCGACCCAGATGTGGAAGCCGGTACTCTTTCAGTCGGTCAACAGCAAATGATCGAGATTGCTAGAGCTGTTGCAGCTAACACGGAGGTCCTTATTATGGATGAGCCAACCGCTGCTTTGACAGACAGAGAGATACATGCTCTTTTTCAAGTAATTAATTCCTTAAGAGAGCAAGGAGTCGGGATTGTTTATATCTCTCACCGGATGGATGAAATCTTTGAAATTTGTGATCGTATTTCTGTTCTCCGGGATGGTCAGTTTATAGGAACGAAGGCGATTCCAGAAACCAACTTTGATGAGATTGTCAAAATGATGGTGGGGCGACAGTTAGGTGAGCGTTTTCCAGAAAGGGTTCCGGAGCTAGGTTCTACTAGATTACAAGTCGAGAATTTAACGAGCAAAGGAAGCTTTGAAGGAATTAGTTTTTCTGTTAAACAAGGGGAAATCCTCGGTGTAGCAGGGCTGATGGGAGCAGGGCGAACAGAAATTATGGAGGCCATTTTCGGATACCGCACGATTTCAAGTGGGAAAGTGTTAATTGATGGAAAGGAAACAAACATCAAATCTCCTTACGAGGCCATACAGCATGGAATTGGCTTTATTACAGAGGACCGGAAGAATGAAGGGCTCGTTCTTGGACTTTCCGTTCGAGAAAACTTTACACTAACCAACTTCTCGAGCGTTTCTAATAAGGGTGTCATTTCTGCCAAAAAAGAAGAAGAGTTTGTGGAGGACCTCATCCAAAAGCTGCATGTAAAGACAGCAAGCCAACATTTATCTGTTAAATCACTAAGTGGTGGAAATCAACAGAAAATCGTGATTGGAAAATGGTTGGGAATTCAACCGAAAATTTTAATTTTAGATGAACCAACGCGGGGAGTTGACGTTGGGGCGAAGAAAGAGATTTATCAATTAATGAACGAACTTACAAAACAAGGTGTTGCGATTATTATGGTTTCTTCGGAGTTACCTGAAATATTAGGGATGAGTGACCGAATTCTAGTTATTCATGAAGGAAAGGTATCAGCGACCTTATCAAGAAACGAAGCAGATCAGGAAAAAATCATGCAAGCAGCAACTGGAGGGAAGTAA
- the rbsB gene encoding ribose ABC transporter substrate-binding protein RbsB gives MKKMFKGFVFLAMFMILLAGCSTEPPGSSKEAKEASGTKSETVKVGLSISTLNNPFFVTLKEGAEEEAEAQGIEIVVVDAQNDSAKQVNDIEDLLQQGVDVLLVNPTDSAAVVAAIESANSAGVPVITLDRSAEGGEVVSHIASDNTAGGKMAGEFILEQIGNEGKVVEIEGIPGSSAARERGAGFHEAVDAVSTLEVAAKQTADFDRAKGLSVMENILQGNKDIQAVFAHNDEMALGALQAIEAAGLTDVVVVGFDATDDAVKAVEDGRMTATVAQKPALIGQNGITTAIKVANGETVEEFIPIELELVK, from the coding sequence ATGAAGAAGATGTTCAAAGGTTTTGTATTTCTTGCGATGTTTATGATTTTGTTAGCTGGCTGTTCAACAGAGCCTCCAGGTTCATCTAAAGAGGCAAAAGAAGCTAGTGGAACGAAAAGTGAAACAGTTAAAGTCGGTCTTTCTATCTCAACCTTAAACAATCCGTTCTTTGTAACATTAAAAGAAGGTGCTGAAGAAGAAGCAGAGGCACAAGGAATTGAAATCGTAGTGGTAGATGCACAAAATGATTCAGCAAAGCAAGTAAATGACATCGAAGATTTACTTCAACAAGGGGTAGACGTATTGCTTGTTAACCCAACAGATTCAGCAGCCGTAGTGGCAGCCATTGAATCTGCTAACAGTGCAGGCGTCCCAGTAATTACTTTAGATCGAAGTGCTGAAGGTGGAGAAGTCGTTTCACACATTGCTTCTGACAATACTGCTGGAGGAAAGATGGCTGGTGAATTTATACTTGAGCAAATCGGAAATGAAGGAAAAGTGGTTGAAATTGAAGGGATTCCAGGTTCATCAGCAGCACGTGAACGTGGTGCTGGCTTCCATGAAGCAGTTGACGCAGTTAGCACGTTAGAAGTTGCAGCAAAACAAACAGCTGATTTTGATCGGGCAAAAGGATTATCAGTTATGGAAAATATTCTTCAAGGAAACAAAGACATTCAAGCAGTATTTGCTCATAATGACGAAATGGCGCTAGGTGCCCTTCAAGCCATTGAAGCAGCAGGTCTAACAGATGTGGTTGTCGTTGGATTTGATGCAACGGATGATGCAGTTAAGGCTGTAGAAGACGGAAGAATGACAGCAACTGTTGCACAAAAACCTGCTCTTATTGGCCAGAACGGAATCACTACTGCTATTAAGGTAGCAAATGGTGAAACTGTAGAGGAGTTTATCCCAATTGAGTTAGAACTAGTAAAATAA
- a CDS encoding YecA family protein, giving the protein MAASFDRNAPCTCGSGKKYKKCCGLKEAISINSLIEREIEQIQAKIIGDVDYMYGDEIDEDFDRYVLPALVDDEKEIEFFGFIHTVWFALFKLVDQNKTFLQDFIHHRDKTVTRASLRDIVASWHSPRPVAGRMLELTPTSVTMKDTLTDEHLQIKLLQPSAAEPNSFIFGFIVPYRDEWIFFPTFFDLEGESDQRDEEFIKQEFAESKYDDPIEFLKNQLLYVMNEIQFLSAEVNIDNFKWPLPVQKVIAELLIQEFKSYGSPPELTGTGIALWNRYCQIKPKQVKNKSVYVAAVQYVAMEVHPLVDLTINEFALETGVSATSLGRIVKDLKTTLAPELRELRAMILEDLQIELEEDEYLK; this is encoded by the coding sequence ATGGCAGCATCATTTGACCGAAATGCACCATGTACATGTGGGAGCGGGAAAAAATATAAAAAATGTTGTGGCTTAAAAGAAGCCATTTCTATTAACTCACTCATTGAACGTGAGATTGAGCAAATTCAGGCAAAGATAATCGGCGACGTCGATTATATGTACGGTGATGAAATTGACGAGGATTTTGATCGGTATGTCCTCCCGGCGCTCGTGGACGACGAAAAGGAAATTGAATTTTTTGGCTTTATCCACACGGTGTGGTTTGCTCTTTTCAAACTAGTGGACCAAAACAAAACGTTTTTACAAGACTTCATCCATCATCGTGATAAAACGGTCACAAGAGCGAGTTTACGAGACATCGTCGCTTCATGGCACAGCCCTCGCCCGGTAGCAGGGAGAATGCTTGAGCTTACGCCAACAAGTGTAACTATGAAGGACACGCTGACCGATGAGCATCTTCAAATTAAGCTTCTTCAGCCTTCAGCTGCTGAGCCAAATTCCTTCATCTTTGGATTTATTGTTCCTTATCGAGACGAGTGGATCTTTTTCCCGACCTTCTTCGACCTTGAAGGGGAGTCCGATCAAAGGGATGAGGAGTTTATCAAGCAGGAGTTCGCTGAAAGTAAGTACGATGATCCGATCGAGTTTTTGAAAAATCAGCTTCTTTATGTGATGAACGAAATTCAATTTTTATCTGCTGAAGTGAACATTGACAACTTCAAATGGCCACTTCCTGTTCAAAAGGTGATTGCTGAGCTGTTAATACAAGAGTTTAAGAGCTACGGGTCGCCACCAGAACTAACAGGAACGGGAATCGCGCTTTGGAATCGTTATTGTCAAATCAAGCCAAAGCAGGTGAAAAATAAGTCTGTGTACGTAGCAGCTGTTCAGTATGTGGCAATGGAGGTTCATCCGTTAGTTGACCTTACGATTAATGAGTTTGCCTTAGAGACGGGAGTATCTGCTACCAGTCTTGGAAGAATCGTCAAGGACTTAAAGACCACGCTAGCTCCTGAGTTACGAGAACTCCGAGCGATGATATTAGAAGACCTGCAGATTGAGCTGGAAGAGGACGAGTATTTAAAGTAA
- the rbsK gene encoding ribokinase — MDLVMKTSRVPKLGETLMGESFFTIPGGKGANQAVAATRLGAEVTLIGCVGEDAFGSQLKEGLTTEGVITSYVKPVTHTTTGTASITLSNGDNSIIVVPGANFAVTPEYVRSFEQVIAESDILLLQLEIPLESVVEAVKIAKKHQVKIILNPAPIQALPKELLEQIDYITPNEHEQELLLSSPELTEEELKAIKAKCIVTKGSKGVMLFQDGVEKEIPSFKVDVVDTTGAGDSFNGALALSLSEGMSLEEACKFANAVGALSVTKLGAQGGMPTIAEVKEFLNLRKGVGK; from the coding sequence ATGGATCTTGTCATGAAAACAAGCCGAGTACCAAAGCTCGGCGAGACGTTGATGGGGGAATCCTTTTTCACCATTCCAGGTGGAAAAGGAGCCAATCAAGCGGTTGCTGCAACGAGACTTGGGGCTGAGGTTACGTTGATAGGTTGTGTAGGTGAAGATGCTTTTGGAAGCCAACTGAAGGAAGGTTTAACAACTGAAGGAGTTATTACGTCGTATGTGAAACCGGTTACACATACGACAACTGGAACGGCATCCATAACATTATCCAACGGTGATAACAGTATCATTGTTGTCCCAGGAGCGAATTTCGCTGTCACTCCTGAGTATGTTCGAAGCTTTGAACAGGTAATAGCTGAAAGTGATATCCTGCTACTCCAACTAGAAATACCATTGGAAAGTGTTGTTGAGGCAGTAAAAATCGCCAAGAAGCATCAGGTAAAAATCATTTTAAATCCAGCTCCGATTCAGGCCTTACCGAAGGAGCTATTAGAACAGATCGATTACATCACACCAAATGAGCATGAGCAAGAGTTATTGTTGAGCTCACCGGAGTTGACGGAGGAAGAACTAAAAGCGATCAAAGCAAAGTGTATCGTTACAAAGGGATCTAAAGGAGTCATGTTATTTCAAGATGGAGTAGAAAAAGAGATTCCTAGTTTCAAAGTAGATGTGGTAGATACAACGGGAGCAGGAGATTCTTTTAATGGGGCACTTGCATTGTCACTAAGTGAAGGAATGTCACTAGAGGAAGCTTGTAAATTTGCTAATGCTGTAGGGGCATTATCTGTCACTAAGCTTGGAGCTCAGGGTGGAATGCCAACAATAGCAGAGGTAAAAGAGTTTCTTAACTTACGAAAGGGTGTAGGCAAATGA
- the rbsD gene encoding D-ribose pyranase, whose product MKRQGMLNSHISEVLSRLGHTDTIVIADCGLPIPDETIRIDLSLKQGTPTFIDTLKVILEDMVVEKITLAEEIHEKNPGVKQDIVDLFQHQTITYMSHEEFKKQTKQAKAVIRTGEITPYANIILHAGVTF is encoded by the coding sequence ATGAAAAGACAAGGAATGTTAAACAGCCATATATCAGAGGTTTTATCAAGATTGGGCCATACAGATACGATTGTGATCGCTGATTGTGGGTTACCAATCCCTGATGAAACGATTCGTATAGATCTTTCATTAAAACAAGGTACTCCCACTTTTATTGATACGTTAAAAGTTATTTTGGAGGATATGGTGGTTGAAAAAATCACATTAGCAGAAGAGATACATGAAAAAAACCCTGGTGTGAAACAAGATATTGTAGATCTATTCCAACACCAAACGATTACATATATGTCCCATGAAGAATTTAAAAAACAAACAAAACAAGCAAAAGCTGTGATTCGTACAGGAGAAATCACACCCTATGCCAACATTATTCTACATGCAGGAGTGACTTTCTAA
- a CDS encoding ABC transporter permease subunit, translating to MKASSLKVSNLQKLGPLIGLFIITFVLAIVSDNFMTVDNILNVMRQVSINALIAFGMTFVILTGGIDLSVGSILALSSAITASLLAGGMDPILAILIGLLAGAIMGAINGFIITKGKVAPFIATLATMTIFRGLTLVYSDGRPITGLSDSALFEMMGKGYVSWIPVPVIYMMAAYFILYFILKKTTFGRRVYAIGGNEEATILSGIRVDRVKIWIYSITGLLSALAGIILASRLNSSQPTAGASYELDAIAAVVLGGTSLSGGRGWIFGTLIGALIIGVLNNGLNIMNVSSFYQQVVKGGVILLAVLLDRKKAA from the coding sequence ATGAAAGCGTCCTCATTAAAGGTGTCAAATCTTCAAAAATTGGGACCGTTAATCGGGTTATTTATTATCACGTTTGTTTTAGCAATTGTTAGCGATAATTTTATGACGGTCGATAATATCCTAAATGTTATGCGACAGGTATCGATTAATGCACTTATTGCATTTGGTATGACCTTTGTTATTTTAACTGGTGGAATTGACCTTTCTGTTGGTTCGATCTTGGCCTTATCTTCTGCGATAACTGCTAGTTTACTAGCTGGAGGAATGGATCCGATATTAGCGATACTAATTGGGTTATTAGCAGGAGCGATCATGGGTGCAATTAATGGATTCATCATTACCAAAGGGAAGGTTGCTCCATTCATTGCAACACTTGCAACCATGACTATTTTTAGAGGGTTAACTTTGGTGTATTCAGATGGACGTCCGATTACAGGACTATCTGATAGTGCCTTATTTGAAATGATGGGGAAAGGGTATGTGTCTTGGATTCCCGTACCTGTGATTTATATGATGGCGGCATACTTCATTTTATACTTTATTTTAAAGAAAACGACATTTGGACGTAGAGTGTATGCGATTGGTGGGAATGAAGAAGCAACCATACTTTCAGGTATTCGTGTCGATCGAGTGAAGATCTGGATTTACTCAATCACTGGCCTTTTATCCGCATTAGCAGGAATTATTCTAGCTTCACGATTGAATTCCTCTCAACCTACAGCGGGGGCTTCCTATGAATTAGATGCCATTGCAGCAGTTGTTTTAGGAGGAACAAGTCTTTCTGGCGGACGAGGTTGGATTTTTGGAACGTTAATAGGTGCTCTAATTATTGGAGTATTAAATAATGGATTAAACATCATGAATGTGAGCTCCTTTTATCAACAAGTGGTTAAAGGAGGTGTCATTTTACTTGCCGTCTTACTAGATCGAAAAAAAGCAGCATAA
- a CDS encoding LacI family DNA-binding transcriptional regulator, whose amino-acid sequence MSTIKKVAEEAKVSVATVSRVLNSTGYVNEETRKKVLKVIKELDYKPNSVARSLFKKQSMTIALIVPNITNPFFPEVARAIEDVLSSKDYTLILCNSDDNSEKEKKYFEVMKQKYVDGVIVVTSTLTPQYIEEKGIPIVAVDRFIDPAIPCVSVNNIEGAKRAVQYLKSTGCKKIAHIRGPKNITSAEDRYLGYLNEVESESWFETDYVRCGNFNIEQTTEVTRKLLEENPDIDGIFAGNDLMAVGVIKAAMQLGKRIPEDLSVIGFDGISLCKMTNPEITTIAQPIYEIGSVAAQTLLDLIEGRAIEKKHHQLEVTIDKGQSTKTRGE is encoded by the coding sequence TTGAGTACAATCAAGAAGGTTGCAGAAGAAGCGAAGGTCTCAGTTGCAACTGTATCAAGAGTGTTAAATAGTACTGGCTATGTAAACGAAGAAACAAGAAAAAAAGTATTAAAGGTCATTAAGGAATTAGATTATAAACCGAATTCGGTGGCCCGCAGCCTTTTTAAAAAACAATCGATGACAATTGCTTTAATTGTCCCCAATATAACGAATCCTTTCTTTCCTGAGGTGGCAAGAGCGATCGAGGATGTTTTAAGTAGTAAAGACTACACATTGATCTTATGTAACTCTGATGATAACTCAGAGAAAGAAAAGAAATACTTTGAGGTAATGAAGCAAAAGTATGTGGATGGCGTAATCGTTGTGACTTCAACATTAACTCCTCAGTACATAGAAGAAAAGGGTATACCCATTGTAGCGGTCGACCGATTTATTGATCCAGCCATCCCTTGCGTATCGGTAAATAATATAGAGGGTGCAAAGAGAGCTGTTCAATACTTAAAATCAACTGGATGTAAGAAAATTGCCCATATTCGCGGGCCTAAAAACATTACAAGTGCGGAAGATCGTTACCTTGGTTACTTGAATGAAGTAGAAAGTGAGTCATGGTTTGAAACAGACTACGTCCGATGTGGAAACTTTAATATTGAACAAACCACAGAGGTGACAAGAAAGCTGTTAGAAGAGAACCCAGATATTGATGGGATTTTTGCCGGAAATGATTTAATGGCTGTTGGAGTCATAAAAGCGGCAATGCAGCTTGGAAAAAGAATTCCTGAAGATCTCTCTGTTATAGGTTTTGATGGAATCAGTCTTTGTAAGATGACCAATCCAGAAATTACAACGATTGCTCAACCGATCTATGAAATTGGCTCGGTAGCAGCTCAAACGCTATTAGACTTAATTGAGGGTAGGGCGATTGAGAAGAAGCATCATCAGTTAGAGGTGACTATAGATAAAGGTCAATCAACTAAAACAAGAGGTGAGTGA